One Fusarium musae strain F31 chromosome 6, whole genome shotgun sequence DNA segment encodes these proteins:
- a CDS encoding putative NRPS-like protein biosynthetic cluster (EggNog:ENOG41~antiSMASH:Cluster_6.4~SMCOG1002:AMP-dependent synthetase and ligase) translates to MEPIVSQDGNSIDASNDESTISEVFGRPILDLHLTLWDLFQDAAHSSPDADAVVSLWQPHNHLSNDQHQAPTGTHEPYLRWSYSQLKDKAERLAESLEELGCREGMRLAVVLGNCAEWGLFFWAAAKLRMAFVPLDATVPLDAKKAILSVKPQVLVAQDVDVTKALDLSDALISQSSICILCTEGDLDSWLQLSDLLKPTEQLDSTHAITDSVEYNPDEDPALIIFTSGTTGEPKGCWHTNRNLVSQCCDFDPEVNAMGPLRWLIHTPVSHVFAINNALRAWRWSGTAVFPSKSFNVDATLKALVQEQCSIMSATPTLVKALMAHPSFPSADQLDLRIVTIGGTSIGAEDIRLCREGLGAQMAIQVFGMSEGAPIITWQRYDPDLVDGWHPGVGKVLPGAAVRICRPETREILPRSEIGELHIGGTSVITKYFNRGADGSMYTDETGNWLATGDQARIDEKGVVYILGRYKDLIIRGGENIYPINIERELQQLDGLQVQVIGVPDDLAGQVPVAIVVLPQDMTKAQVMEKARKADQRYALDSVYTLQELGLERFPLTALGKVKKQQLKARVLKHRQADSTTKTQLSNGASIPPFVDKLLGICEQLTGTQPSVTESFKHLADSITLLRYCDHVLRICGQRLYLQDFVENDTIEKQAHLLLSRKLQQARLVITPEVPKYSPPSSKQQDRTSASASSCGFASSPAEEKDTFFFAKRAVVRAGFSPSDIEDVLPIRHSLHRTAIGSRPQSYHNRMVFRVCNVAQHQILRALQKALDSRPMLRTIVFPASNRVPFHAVLVTSSTLLDQLIHEVEVDSEEDAWNIFRDDSPQAHSSPFMFQIDVVRTMSDGQLFLSFTFNHSVIDALSITHWYHELDHWIQDINTDIPALTPFRLFSDLFTQYEDSEPARKNIAFHTRRLRGISRFSGALWPPQKAPGLLIANDEGSPLVKERRQVRGKVWNGQWDTRAHEFQYPRSGRVLALSSLAKLQDEYSIHPSLFTKSAIVLFNVLQTGSSHALLNVWESGRSWPFIPKWMDKLLPPAMSIDGPTVQWVLNMTEVARNETVLEFLRRMLAESEETKEHEHVPWNKVVQNLSDEGPAAVDASFRQSFVWDVSLVMSLAKGPQSNFTSLEPLARYDWPDW, encoded by the exons ATGGAACCAATTGTCTCACAGGATGGTAACTCGATCGACGCCTCAAACGACGAGTCTACTATTTCCGAAGTATTTGGTCGTCCTATTCTCGACTTGCATCTTACCCTTTGGGATCTGTTCCAAGATGCGGCCCATTCGAGCCCAGACGCAGATGCCGTTGTCTCGCTTTGGCAACCACACAATCACTTGTCAAAcgaccaacaccaagcacCAACTGGCACTCACGAGCCATACCTAAGATGGAGCTATTCGCAGCTGAAGGACAAGGCAGAACGACTCGCCGAATCTCTAGAAGAGTTGGGTTGTCGAGAGGGCATGCGACTAGCCGTCGTTCTTGGCAACTGTGCTGAATGgggtctcttcttctgggcagCGGCCAAGCTTCGCATGGCTTTTGTGCCTCTTGATGCAACTGTTCCTCTAGATGCAAAGAAGGCTATACTGTCCGTCAAGCCACAGGTGTTGGTGGCACAAGATGTAGACGTTACAAAGGCGCTCGACCTTTCTGACGCCCTGATTTCACAGTCCAGTATATGTATACTGTGTACGGAGGGCGACCTCGATAGCTGGCTCCAGCTGTCTGATCTTCTAAAGCCTACAGAGCAACTAGACTCGACACACGCGATCACAGATAGTGTTGAATATAACCCAGACGAAGACCCAGCACTGATTATCTTCACAAGCGGAACAACGGGCGAGCCCAAAGGATGTTGGCACACGAACCGCAACCTCGTCTCCCAGTGTTGCGACTTTGACCCCGAAGTCAACGCCATGGGGCCGTTGAGATGGCTTATCCACACGCCCGTCTCGCACGtcttcgccatcaacaacgctCTTCGCGCATGGCGCTGGAGTGGCACTGCTGTGTTTCCCTCCAAGTCTTTCAACGTGGATGCCACTCTCAAGGCCCTTGTGCAAGAGCAGTGTTCCATCATGTCAGCCACTCCCACCCTCGTCAAAGCCCTCATGGCACACCCCAGCTTTCCCAGCGCAGATCAACTCGACCTTCGTATTGTCACCATTGGCGGTACGTCCATCGGCGCTGAAGACATTCGACTATGTCGCGAAGGCTTGGGTGCCCAGATGGCCATTCAAGTCTTTGGCATGAGCGAGGGCGCTCCCATCATCACCTGGCAGCGATACGACCCTGATCTGGTAGACGGCTGGCATCCTGGTGTCGGCAAGGTTCTTCCAGGAGCGGCAGTGAGGATCTGCCGGCCCGAAACACGGGAAATACTACCTCGATCGGAGATCGGAGAATTGCACATTGGCGGGACATCTGTCATTACGAAATATTTCAACAGGGGTGCTGATGGGTCCATGTACACTGATGAAACGGGCAACTGGTTAGCCACTGGAGACCAAGCCAGGATCGACGAAAAGGGCGTCGTGTATATCCTTGGCCGGTACAAGGATTTGATTATTCGTGGCGGAGAGAACATTTATCCTATCAACATCGAGCGGGAACTCCAGCAACTCGATGGCTTGCAG GTTCAAGTCATCGGAGTGCCAGACGATCTTGCTGGCCAAGTTCCCGTTGCTATCGTCGTTTTACCCCAAGACATGACTAAAGCGCAAGTCATGGAAAAAGCAAGGAAGGCCGACCAACGTTACGCCCTAGACAGCGTTTACACCCTGCAAGAGCTCGGATTAGAAAGGTTCCCATTGACAGCTCTCGGTAAAGTCAAGAAACAACAGCTCAAAGCACGAGTGTTGAAGCATCGACAAGCGGACAGTACAACCAAGACTCAACTCAGCAATGGAGCATCGATACCACCCTTCGTCGACAAGTTGCTTGGCATCTGTGAACAACTCACTGGTACTCAACCCTCGGTAACAGAGAGTTTCAAGCATCTCGCCGATAGCATTACTCTGCTGCGCTACTGTGACCATGTTCTTCGTATCTGTGGCCAAAGACTCTACCTGCAAGACTTCGTCGAGAACGATACGATCGAAAAGCAAGCACATCTTCTATTGTCCCGAAAGCTACAACAAGCTCGCCTTGTCATTACCCCAGAAGTTCCCAAGTATAGTCCGCCCTCGTCCAAGCAACAAGATCGaacctccgcctccgcctccagcTGTGGTTTTGCGAGTAGCCctgctgaagagaaggataCTTTCTTCTTTGCCAAACGGGCGGTAGTACGTGCAGGCTTCTCCCCTTCCGACATCGAAGACGTGCTACCGATCAGACACTCGCTCCATCGGACGGCGATTGGGTCACGGCCGCAGTCCTACCACAACCGCATGGTGTTTCGCGTCTGCAACGTTGCGCAGCATCAGATTCTGCGCGCCCTGCAAAAGGCGCTGGACTCGAGACCGATGCTCAGGACGATTGTGTTCCCTGCCTCGAATCGTGTTCCGTTCCACGCTGTTCTTGTAACCAGTTCCACACTACTTGATCAGCTCATTCAcgaggtcgaggtcgacTCTGAGGAAGATGCGTGGAACATCTTCAGAGATGACTCTCCACAGGCTCATTCGTCGCCCTTTATGTTTCAGATTGATGTTGTAAGAACCATGTCAGATGGTCAGCTATTTCTGAGCTTCACGTTCAATCACTCTGTTATTGATGCGCTTTCGATCACTCATTGGTACCACGAGCTCGATCACTGGATTCAAGACATTAACACCGATATCCCAGCCTTGACTCCATTTCGATTATTCTCCGATCTTTTCACGCAGTATGAAGACAGCGAGCCTGCGCGAAAGAACATCGCATTTCATACACGCAGACTTCGCGGCATCTCTCGCTTCAGTGGCGCCTTGTGGCCACCTCAGAAAGCCCCTGGCCTGTTGATTGCCAACGACGAAGGCTCTCCGCTTGTAAAGGAGCGTCGCCAGGTTCGTGGAAAGGTCTGGAATGGCCAGTGGGATACTCGCGCACACGAGTTCCAATACCCACGTTCTGGTCGAGTTCTTGCATTGTCAAGTCTCGCAAAACTACAGGATGAATACAGCATTCATCCGTCACTTTTCACCAAGAGCGCCATAGTTCTGTTCAATGTTCTCCAGACTGGTTCATCCCACGCATTGCTCAATGTCTGGGAGAGCGGACGCTCTTGGCCTTTCATCCCGAAGTGGATGGATAAGCTTCTTCCGCCAGCAATGAGTATTGACGGTCCTACCGTTCAGTGGGTACTGAACATGACTGAAGTGGCTCGTAACGAGACTGTGCTCGAGTTCCTCCGGCGCATGTTGGCTGAGAGTGAAGAGACAAAGGAACACGAACATGTTCCCTGGAACAAGGTTGTTCAAAACCTCAGTGACGAAGGGCCAGCTGCAGTCGATGCGTCATTCAGGCAGTCTTTCGTTTGGGATGTTTCCCTAGTCATGAGTCTTGCAAAAGGACCTCAATCCAATTTCACTTCTCTCGAGCCCCTTGCTCGCTATGACTGGCCTGACTGGTAA
- a CDS encoding hypothetical protein (EggNog:ENOG41~antiSMASH:Cluster_6.4), translating to MNTRPNSRGDISSASGSRPGSKTGSLPRTETVDSRIESPAGMFGSPDDSILPDIFEPCSTDTGYFTPDPRPQGEQSLQLAQSSERNMETQEAHPISSPQAVNQNLRELVDSRIASPAGMFGGPTDLQLFSIREFRSPIAGYFSRDFNLQGPQFLAKVHDQCEKMDDVKARYEDLWLSTQLFWDLMLRMQPNCVISDIKVLRTAVDLMLDVVVGRMLPQLRPEYHPVLAESHLQALSRRLRALELLLRTDMGTCGKSPKMLCGCMVAIKRPNNKDKLWTRHLTIRRDAKGRSEDRGLKFRDLAGLLRLEDFLSHVYNEFEPQLSPASPGAADCGILHTAIALMDDDIKRFIPKKDYNTADELKTEWIYVLCHENFRSSIVLEVMGIVSDAMAFSEKDRTQIHREECDLWAPETVPEPLTGTARFRKLTTFRPDPNRGVSPLHPSYWKRDSKSSEDSSMSRGRKG from the coding sequence ATGAACACGAGACCTAACTCTCGGGGAGACATCTCAAGCGCGTCAGGCTCTCGCCCCGGTTCAAAGACTGGGAGTCTGCCTCGCACAGAGACCGTGGATTCGAGAATCGAGAGTCCAGCAGGTATGTTTGGCTCCCCTGATGACTCTATACTGCCTGATATCTTCGAGCCTTGCTCAACTGATACTGGCTATTTTACTCCAGATCCTAGGCCCCAAGGAGAACAATCGCTCCAGCTTGCCCAGAGCTCTGAGCGAAATATGGAAACCCAGGAAGCTCACCCTATTTCATCCCCGCAAGCAGTTAACCAAAACCTTCGAGAGCTCGTCGACTCGAGAATTGCCAGTCCGGCGGGTATGTTCGGTGGTCCTACAGACTTACAGCTTTTCAGCATTAGAGAGTTTCGCTCACCGATCGCAGGCTATTTTTCTCGAGATTTCAACCTCCAAGGGCCGCAATTCCTAGCGAAGGTTCACGATCAGTGCGAAAAGATGGACGACGTCAAAGCTCGATACGAAGATCTTTGGCTTTCAACCCAGCTTTTCTGGGATCTTATGCTACGAATGCAGCCGAACTGTGTCATTTCTGATATCAAAGTTCTGAGAACTGCAGTTGACCTTatgcttgatgttgttgttggtcgcATGCTTCCTCAGCTCCGACCAGAGTATCACCCAGTCCTTGCAGAGAGCCACCTACAGGCACTTagtcgtcgtcttcgtgcTCtggaacttcttcttcggaCCGATATGGGGACGTGTGGCAAGTCACCCAAGATGCTTTGCGGGTGCATGGTTGCCATAAAGCGCCccaacaacaaggacaagttGTGGACACGTCACTTGACCATCAGAAGAGACGCAAAAGGACGCTCTGAGGACCGAGGACTCAAATTTCGAGATTTGGCTGGTCTTCTCCGCCTTGAGGACTTTCTCTCGCATGTCTACAATGAATTCGAACCTCAACTAAGCCCAGCAAGTCCTGGAGCAGCAGACTGCGGAATTCTCCACACTGCTATTGCGctcatggatgatgatatcaagaGGTTTATCCCCAAGAAGGACTACAACACTGCTGATGAGCTTAAAACAGAGTGGATTTATGTCCTTTGCCATGAGAACTTTCGCTCCTCTATCGTCCTTGAAGTCATGGGTATCGTCAGTGATGCAATGGCCTTTAGCGAGAAAGATAGGACTCAAATACATCGGGAGGAATGTGACCTCTGGGCTCCCGAAACGGTTCCTGAACCACTCACCGGGACTGCGCGCTTCAGAAAACTGACAACGTTTCGGCCTGATCCGAACCGGGGAGTGAGTCCTCTGCATCCTTCATATTGGAAACGGGACTCGAAGAGCTCGGAGGATTCATCTATGAGTCGGGGCCGTAAAGGTTGA
- a CDS encoding hypothetical protein (EggNog:ENOG41~antiSMASH:Cluster_6.4), which yields MGYPSGREHYHEPLPLRSGTQPYCSLLFSQRHRNNRPEPIDLSLVADFDEDDLPLFYKSPPGPTTAELQAEINAEFGALIGNSKQPGGEDFLQQRARLRHVPKIERPSVNILEPPSRGYWAPLSSSFEMLPSEGSPSPTSEYHTPPRIRKGFPRTLDLELTNQLEGPPYGSSSSSPQSGSVSSSDSDSPVLWMRPLERIPLLPPTARSPRFDADTLQPIAGNPYRRSSYFNDRHGYSTAEEHRPCQEDTKDTWGGACLDCLFFGVLFVLFMSAIFSYACIVLLFFRNWSRT from the coding sequence ATGGGTTATCCCAGCGGTCGCGAGCACTACCACGAACCTCTTCCCCTCCGTTCTGGGACCCAGCCATACTGTTCCCTGCTCTTCTCGCAGCGTCATCGCAATAACAGGCCTGAGCCCATCGATCTCAGTCTAGTCGCCGACTTCGACGAAGACGATCTCCCTCTCTTTTATAAATCACCTCCGGGCCCCACCACTGCAGAGTTACAAGCAGAGATCAACGCAGAGTTCGGCGCTCTGATAGGAAACAGCAAGCAGCCCGGGGGAGAAGATTTCCTTCAACAGAGAGCTCGCCTGCGCCATGTCCCAAAGATCGAGCGTCCTTCGGTTAATATCCTTGAACCTCCTTCTCGCGGATATTGGGCACCTCTATCTTCAAGCTTTGAAATGCTCCCGTCTGAGGGCAGCCCATCACCAACTTCAGAATATCATACTCCACCGCGAATTCGAAAAGGCTTCCCTAGAACTCTAGACCTTGAGTTGACAAATCAGCTTGAAGGGCCCCCGTATGGAAgtagctcatcatcacctcagTCCGGGTCAGTTTCTTCATCAGACAGCGACAGTCCCGTTCTATGGATGCGTCCGCTAGAGCGCATTCCTCTGTTGCCACCCACTGCCAGATCACCACGTTTTGATGCCGATACACTGCAACCTATCGCCGGAAATCCCTACAGACGTAGTTCATACTTCAATGACCGTCATGGTTATTCGACTGCAGAGGAGCACAGGCCATGCCAGGAAGACACCAAGGACACATGGGGAGGTGCATGTCTCGACTGCTTGTTCTTCGGTGTCTTGTTTGTGTTATTCATGTCCGCTATCTTTTCGTATGCTTGCATCGTGCTTTTGTTCTTCCGCAACTGGTCACGTACATAG
- a CDS encoding hypothetical protein (antiSMASH:Cluster_6.4~SMCOG1131:major facilitator transporter~BUSCO:EOG092624UF), whose amino-acid sequence MTARARRPQNKPARPPLTIKTEAEDANGNGHLNGNGKMSSGVEMRRKAANQDADNVAANFIKSESFSLDDPIPKTPSLNNHGFFDLPRQDQRNFLLLVLLYFLQGIPMGLATGSVPFLLKNHMSYSEIGIFSLASYPYSLKLFWSPFVDAVWSPKIGRRKTWIVPIQFLSGFGMLWLGSHVEDMMATAGKPGGMTAFSFMLWWFFLVLMCATQDIAVDGWALTLLTPGNVSYASTAQTVGLTAGHFMSYTVFLAFNAADFANKWFRAVPSDDGLLSLGGYLKFWGWSYIIVTVGLGLLKKEDKSQNEDGVWDVYRIMWGILKLKNVQTIIIVHLIAKIGFQANDGVTNLKLLDKGFGKDNMALTVLIDFPFEIGLGYYAGMWSQKYTPMRLWCWGFVGRLVAALSAQFVVAIFPDEGVTSWYLLVVIAEHLFSTFTNTIMFVAVSAFHARVSDPVIGGTYMTLLATVCNLGGTFPRYFVLRLVDSFTVATCEPGKPDATTIKGTLIKDAFSCAVQSEKERCEAGGGTCHMIHDGYYTVNILCVLFGAATFFWYIKPKVLHLQSLPLRAWRLAPGNENKR is encoded by the exons ATGACCGCCAGGGCTCGACGACCTCAAAACAAACCCGCCCGGCCGCCCCTGACGATCAAGACAGAAGCAGAGGATGCGAATGGAAACGGTCACCTCAACGGCAACGGCAAAATGAGCAGCGGAGTAGAGATGCGCCGCAAGGCGGCCAATCAAGACGCCGATAACGTTGCGGCCAATTTCATCAAGAGCGAGTCCTTTTCCCTCGACGATCCGATCCCCAAGACCCCttctctcaacaaccatgGTTTCTTCGATCTTCCTCGACAAGACCAGAGGAACTTTCTCCTCTTGGTGCTTCTATACTTCTTGCAGGGCATCCCCATGGGCTTGGCCACAGGCTCTGTGCCCTTTTTGCTGAAGAATCATATGTCGTACAGCGAAATTGGTATCTTCAGTCTCGCTTCATATCCTTACTCCCTGAAGCTCTTCTGGAGTCCTTTCGTGGACGCTGTCTGGAGTCCCAAGATTGGTCGGCGCAAGACATGGATCGTCCCGATTCAGTTTCTCTCCGGCTTCGGTATGCTCTGGTTAGGATCTCATGTGGAAGACATGATGGCCACCGCTGGTAAGCCTGGCGGCATGACAGCGTTCTCGTTCATGCTTTGGTGGTTCTTTCTCGTCCTCATGTGCGCCACCCAGGATATCGCTGTGGACGGCTGGGCGCTCACTCTCCTGACGCCTGGAAATGTATCATACGCTTCAACTGCGCAGACTGTTGGTCTCACTGCTGGCCACTTTATGTCATACACTGTGTTCCTCGCCTTCAATGCTGCCGACTTTGCCAACAAGTGGTTCAGGGCGGTTCCCTCAGATGATGGTCTTCTCTCACTGGGGGGATATCTCAAGTTCTGGGGATGGTCATACATCATTGTCACCGTGGGACTTGGTCTTTTGAAAAAGGAGGACAAGTCGCAGAATGAGGATGGTGTCTGGGATGTCTATCGCATCATGTGGGGtattctcaagctcaagaacgtCCAGACCATTATCATTGTTCATCTGATTGCCAAGATTGGCTTCCAGGCCAACGACGGCGTTACAAActtgaagcttctcgacAAGGGCTTTGGCAAGGACAACATGGCGCTGACGGTTCTCATCGACTTCCCATTCGAGATTGGACTGGGCTACTACGCCGGAATGTGGTCACAAAAGTATACGCCGATGCGCCTTTGGTGCTGGGGATTTGTGGGCAGACTTGTCGCTGCTCTCTCCGCCCAGTTCGTCGTCGCTATTTTCCCCGATGAAGGAGTTACATCTTGGTATCTATTGGTGGTTATCGCTGAACACCTTTTCTCAACATTCACAAACACAATCATGTTTGTCGCTGTCTCTGCCTTCCATGCCCGGGTGTCTGATCCCGTCATTGGCGGTACTTACATGACTCTCCTTGCAAC TGTCTGCAATCTGGGCGGCACATTCCCTAGATATTTCGTACTCCGGCTCGTTGATAGCTTCACTGTGGCTACATGCGAGCCTGGCAAGCCAGATGCCACGACAATCAAGGGCACACTTATCAAAGATGCATTCTCATGCGCTGTACAGTCTGAGAAGGAGAGATGTGAGGCTGGCGGCGGAACATGTCACATGATCCACGACGGATACTATACAGTGAACATATTATGTGTCCTGTTTGGTGCTGCAACTTTCTTCTGGTACATCAAGCCAAAGGTGTTACATCTCCAGAGTCTACCTCTGCGGGCATGGAGATTAGCACCGGGAAACGAGAACAAGCGATAG